Genomic segment of Streptosporangium sp. NBC_01755:
TCTCGGGTTATCCGTAATTCTCTCTTCTGGAAGACAGCAGGGGAGAATGCCGTGGATGACCAGTATGAGCTTTATTGCCTGGCGGACCCGCTTTTTTATGACACGCTTGACGGCCGGCGGGGCGACCACCCCGATTTCGCGCTCGCGGCCCGGGAGGTCCCGGACGGCTGGCAGCACCAGGCGACCGACACGTGGATGCACTACGCGCCGCTCGCGGGCCGTATCCCCGCCCAGGGCTGGAAGATCCACGTCTCGGCCCGTACCGAGGACGCCGAGCGCGCCATAGCGGCGGTCTGGGACTACTGCGTGCCCCGCGGCATCGCGTTCAAGTTCCTGCGCAGCCTGCCGGTCATGACCATGCTGAACTCCAAGGCCGCCCCCCGCGGCGCCAGCGGCAAGCTCGTGACGATCTACCCGGTGGACGAGGCACAGCTGGAGCTCACGCTGAAGGAGCTCGACGAGCTGCTCGCGGGCGTCGAGGGGCCGTACATCCTCAGTGACCTCCGCTACGGCGAGGGCCCGCTCTTCGTGCGGTACGGCGGGTTCGCCGGGCGGCGCTGCCTGGCCGGCAACGGTGAGCTGGTGCTGGCCGTGGAGGACGGCGAGGGGCGGCTCGTCCCCGACGTGCGCGAGCCCTCCTTCGGCGTGCCGCCCTGGGTGACGCTGCCCGCCTTCCTCGAACCCCACCTGGCCGCCCGCAACGCGGTCACCACCGAGAACCTGCCGTACCGGGTCGAGAGCGTCATGCAGTTCTCCAACGGCGGCGGCGTCTACCTCGGCGAGGACCTGCGCACCGGGGAGCGGGTCGTGCTGAAGGAGGCCCGTCCGCACGCCGGACTCGACGCCGCCGGCCGGGACGCCGTGGCGCGGCTGGCACACGAGCGCGACATGCTGGAGCGCCTGTCCGGGCTGGACGCGGTGCCCGCGCTGATCGACTACTTCACCCTGGGTGGCCACCACTTCCTGGTCGAGGAGTTCGTCGACGGCAACCCGCTCCAGCGGCAGCTCGTCCAGAGATACCCGCTGACCAGGGCGACCTGCGACGAGACGGCCCTCGCCGAGTACACCGCCTGGGTGCTCGGCACGCTTCCCAAGGTCCGGCGGGCGATCGAGTCCCTGCACGGGCGCGGGGTGGTCTTCGGCGACCTGCACCCGAACAACATCCTGGTGACCGCGGACGGCCGCCTGGCGCTGATCGACTACGAGGTGGCGACCCTCACCACCGATCGCGGCCGCGCGGCACTCGCCCACCCGGCGTTCGGCGCACCGGCCGACCGGCAGGGCACGGACGTCGACCACTACGCCCTCGCCTGCCTCTGCCTCGGCCTGTTCGCCCCCCAGCTCACGATCATGCTGCCACTCGACCGCGCCAAGGTGGCCGACCTGGCCAGGCTCATCACCGAGACCTTCCCCGTGCCGCCCGA
This window contains:
- the lanKC gene encoding class III lanthionine synthetase LanKC, with the translated sequence MDDQYELYCLADPLFYDTLDGRRGDHPDFALAAREVPDGWQHQATDTWMHYAPLAGRIPAQGWKIHVSARTEDAERAIAAVWDYCVPRGIAFKFLRSLPVMTMLNSKAAPRGASGKLVTIYPVDEAQLELTLKELDELLAGVEGPYILSDLRYGEGPLFVRYGGFAGRRCLAGNGELVLAVEDGEGRLVPDVREPSFGVPPWVTLPAFLEPHLAARNAVTTENLPYRVESVMQFSNGGGVYLGEDLRTGERVVLKEARPHAGLDAAGRDAVARLAHERDMLERLSGLDAVPALIDYFTLGGHHFLVEEFVDGNPLQRQLVQRYPLTRATCDETALAEYTAWVLGTLPKVRRAIESLHGRGVVFGDLHPNNILVTADGRLALIDYEVATLTTDRGRAALAHPAFGAPADRQGTDVDHYALACLCLGLFAPQLTIMLPLDRAKVADLARLITETFPVPPEVIDEAVLTIAGPAPATVTPLPRPGHDGWPELREAMTRAILASATPDRDDRLFPGDVAQFQPGGGVNLAHGAAGVLYALAMAGAERLPAHEDWLRRRALAPASGTGIGFYDGLHGVAYVLDLLGHRQDAIDTVELCLREKWEALEPGLFGGLAGMGLNLLHLGTTTGERTFTDLALRIVDICSDRLGGPDDVPEISGGSHPRAGLMYGSSGPALLFLHAYERTGDTALLDRAATALRQDLRRCVTGEDGTLQVNQGWRTLPYLDEGSVGIGMVLARHLAHRDDADLRTALDGCRLVTRGRYFVQSGLFTGRSGMLAALGWGLGPETSRTDHTDHTDLAEQLRGLGWHALPHGGGLAFPGDQLLRLSMDFATGTAGVLFAMSAVLHDRPVFLPFIEPPGGTNAPAWASAHGSAGRFGSCDSPKEV